One Acidobacteriota bacterium genomic window carries:
- a CDS encoding metallophosphoesterase, which yields MKKIRLLHAADLHLGAPMECLPGELGAAERALCAGATHAAWRQLVQVAVEEEVDLVVLAGDTLDGEAPLEARRWLVEGLEELAAEEIPTVLVAGEGDCLSSSVWSGFELPAGSTLLTPEHPEFLVRRGGRVVVSVVGYSRDPAVEGSRLPSARRRDPEHEDAVQVAVRHGTVTAERRVGDLRGALRLREVERSGLDAWLLGSAHRHRTWSEADPLIHDPGCAQARWPRETGLRGCSLIEWADGRSRPPKCRFRPLGPVAWHAQAVELSTAQTLESEVRRVVQEIDGELPREVELVLLHLSVRGGLASSRSRFENALRKALGERFGDRVILGPPAMEVLPTPAREGIPAESFAEAVLEEQSRAGTEGGQEALRATVQELLDRAGLPEKIWPAELAPAQNLEELLSLATAEALWALTLEDA from the coding sequence ATGAAGAAGATCCGACTGCTGCACGCAGCCGACCTGCACCTGGGTGCTCCCATGGAGTGTTTACCCGGGGAGTTGGGGGCTGCGGAGCGAGCCTTGTGCGCCGGGGCGACCCATGCTGCCTGGCGCCAGCTGGTGCAGGTGGCGGTGGAGGAGGAGGTGGACCTGGTGGTGCTGGCCGGGGACACCCTGGATGGGGAGGCGCCCTTGGAGGCTCGCCGCTGGCTGGTGGAAGGGCTGGAGGAGCTGGCTGCGGAGGAGATTCCTACGGTCTTGGTGGCCGGGGAGGGGGATTGTCTCTCCTCGTCTGTCTGGAGTGGCTTCGAGCTCCCCGCCGGTTCGACCCTGCTGACCCCTGAACATCCCGAGTTCCTGGTGCGGCGGGGCGGACGGGTGGTGGTGTCGGTGGTGGGGTACTCCCGGGATCCGGCGGTGGAGGGCAGCCGCCTGCCCTCGGCAAGGCGCCGGGATCCGGAGCACGAGGACGCCGTGCAGGTGGCGGTGCGCCACGGCACGGTGACCGCCGAGCGCCGGGTCGGGGATCTGCGCGGCGCGCTGCGCCTGCGGGAAGTGGAACGCAGTGGCCTCGACGCCTGGCTCTTGGGGAGCGCCCACCGACACCGCACCTGGTCCGAAGCGGATCCCTTGATCCACGACCCTGGTTGCGCCCAGGCCCGCTGGCCCCGGGAGACCGGCCTGCGGGGCTGCTCCCTCATCGAGTGGGCCGATGGCCGCTCCCGACCTCCGAAATGTCGATTCCGGCCCCTGGGCCCGGTGGCCTGGCACGCTCAGGCGGTGGAGCTGAGCACCGCTCAGACGCTGGAGTCCGAAGTGCGGCGGGTGGTGCAGGAGATCGACGGGGAGCTGCCGAGGGAGGTCGAGCTGGTCTTGCTCCACCTGTCGGTGCGAGGTGGCCTGGCGTCCTCCCGCAGCCGCTTCGAGAACGCTCTGCGCAAAGCTCTGGGAGAGCGGTTCGGCGACCGGGTGATCCTCGGGCCGCCGGCGATGGAGGTCTTGCCCACGCCCGCCCGGGAAGGAATCCCAGCGGAGAGCTTCGCCGAGGCGGTGTTGGAAGAACAGAGCCGCGCCGGTACCGAGGGCGGTCAGGAGGCGCTGCGCGCCACGGTGCAGGAGTTGCTCGACCGGGCGGGGCTGCCCGAGAAGATCTGGCCCGCAGAGCTGGCCCCGGCGCAGAATCTCGAAGAGCTCCTTTCCCTGGCCACCGCCGAGGCCCTGTGGGCCCTCACCCTCGAGGACGCGTGA
- a CDS encoding NAD-glutamate dehydrogenase gives MTASAEALKEALISEVVERLRARLEAEHAEEIERFVRYFFSPASPDDLLHTPAEDLLGAVLSLWSFSRQRSVGTAKVRVYNPRVEDHGWQTGYTVVEIVNDDMPFLVDSVSAAVAQRGLDTHLLMHPVVRVERDEDGVRTRLLAADEKAEGIAESMMHMEVKREARPEALEELREVLESVLEDVRLAVDDWQPIRQKALDIVEELESNPPPVPEEEAEEVQAFLRWLADDHFTFLGYREADLVRQKGREYLRAVPESSLGVLRRARPSAAERPITLLTEAMSRFARREELLIVTKADGVATVHRPVHMDYIGIKRYNQAGEVVGERRIMGLFTSVAYSLSPRTIPLLRQKVEHTVERAGFPPKGHDAKALVHILETFPRDELFQIGEEQLLYTALGILQLQERQRIALFLREDPFERFVSCLVYVPRDRYNTALRLRFGQILSQALDGEQSAVYSQIADSPLARVHLIIKTTPGKLPPYDRKQIEGRLVAAARTWSDRLQQVLVARFAEDRGLALHRRYGEAFPVAYREAFPPEVVSPDIENIEQMLATQSSDVAQYGAGASLELHLYRALEGRDHQVRLKLYHGGEPPVLSDVLPKLEHLGFKVVSETPYAVRPEGVEEPVWIGDFDLQTADGSAIDLAAAKESLRQAFLDIWHGVVENDGFNRLVLGAGLTSRQVVVLRAYAKFLRQAGVTFSQRYIGDTLAANPQLSRLLVELFEASFDPALTSEDGDRSAAEQRAAELEESIREMLDGVTNLDQDRMVRLFLNLVKCTLRTNFYQRGEGGAEPPYLAFKLDSQRVTDLPKPRPMVEIFVYSPRFEAVHLRGGQVARGGLRWSDRREDFRTEILGLMKAQMVKNAVIVPVGAKGGFVLKQPPTDGSREAFLEEGKACYRMMIRGLLDLTDNLVDGAVVPPPMVVRRDEDDPYLVVAADKGTATFSDIANAISLEYGFWLGDAFASGGSAGYDHKKMGITARGAWESVKRHFRELGHDVQRQDFTVVGVGDMSGDVFGNGMLQSRHLRLLGAFNHLHIFVDPDPDTERSFAERERLFRLPGSTWDDYDRSVISEGGGIFPRSAKSLELTPEIRRRFGLEEDSVTPDELVRAVLKAEVDLLWFGGIGTYVKASYEHHADTGDRTNDPVRVDAPELRCRVIAEGANLGLTQEGRIEFALAGGRNNTDAIDNSAGVDCSDHEVNIKILLDGVVSGGDLTVKQRDLLLQEMTDDVAALVLRDNYLQTLAISVEEAQGPGLADLHLRMMRDLERAGRLDRALEHLPDDETLAERHALEQGLTRPEIAVLLAYSKLFLYQELLESDLPDDALLVEDLVRYFPRALQERYRDRIANHRLRREIIATYTTNSMINRVGPTFITRLGEATGSSAVDIARAYTVTRDTYHLRDLWAQIEALDDKLVAELQMDMVLAVGRLLERTTLWFLRHSGGKAIDITATVRRYEAGVVALAEDLAAILPAEHLKLLEAEARTLQAKGAPQELARRIASLPLLSSACDIVRIAGEEQDVREVARIYFRLGARLGIDWLRETSRKLRTKNRWQKDALEGIVEDFYSHQSLLTSQVLESGQGQARPVRSWMQRNRQSVGRLRQLVEELRAVNVVDISMLTVANQHLRDLTTR, from the coding sequence ATGACCGCATCGGCCGAAGCCCTCAAAGAGGCTCTGATCTCTGAAGTAGTGGAACGGCTTCGAGCTCGCCTGGAAGCCGAGCACGCCGAGGAGATCGAGCGTTTCGTGCGCTATTTCTTCTCCCCGGCGAGTCCCGACGACCTGCTCCACACCCCGGCGGAGGATCTGCTGGGGGCGGTGCTCTCCCTGTGGTCCTTCTCCCGCCAGCGCTCCGTGGGCACCGCCAAGGTGCGGGTCTATAACCCGCGGGTGGAGGATCACGGCTGGCAGACCGGCTACACGGTGGTGGAGATCGTCAACGACGACATGCCCTTCCTAGTGGACTCGGTGTCGGCGGCGGTGGCCCAGCGGGGCCTCGACACCCATCTGCTGATGCACCCGGTGGTGCGGGTGGAGCGGGATGAGGACGGTGTGCGCACCCGGCTGCTGGCGGCGGATGAGAAGGCCGAGGGCATCGCCGAGTCGATGATGCACATGGAGGTCAAACGAGAAGCTCGTCCGGAGGCCCTGGAGGAGCTGCGGGAGGTGTTGGAGAGCGTCCTCGAGGACGTGCGGCTGGCGGTGGACGATTGGCAGCCCATTCGCCAGAAGGCTCTGGACATCGTCGAGGAGCTGGAGTCCAACCCGCCCCCGGTGCCGGAGGAGGAGGCCGAGGAGGTGCAGGCCTTCCTGCGCTGGCTGGCGGACGACCATTTCACTTTCCTCGGCTACCGCGAAGCGGACCTGGTGCGGCAGAAGGGGCGGGAGTATCTGCGGGCGGTGCCGGAATCGAGCCTCGGAGTGCTGCGCCGGGCACGGCCCTCCGCCGCCGAGCGCCCCATCACCCTGCTCACCGAGGCCATGAGCCGCTTCGCTCGCCGGGAGGAGCTGCTCATCGTCACCAAGGCCGACGGCGTCGCCACGGTGCATCGCCCGGTGCACATGGACTACATCGGCATCAAGCGCTACAACCAGGCCGGTGAGGTGGTGGGGGAGCGGCGGATCATGGGCCTCTTCACCTCGGTGGCCTACAGCCTCAGCCCGCGCACCATTCCGCTGCTGCGCCAGAAGGTGGAGCACACGGTAGAGAGGGCGGGCTTTCCGCCCAAGGGCCACGACGCCAAGGCGTTGGTGCACATCCTGGAGACCTTCCCCCGGGACGAGCTCTTCCAGATCGGCGAGGAGCAACTGCTCTACACCGCCCTGGGCATCCTGCAGCTCCAGGAGCGCCAGCGCATCGCCCTCTTCCTGCGGGAGGACCCTTTCGAGCGCTTCGTCTCCTGCCTGGTCTACGTGCCCCGGGACCGCTACAACACGGCCCTGCGGCTACGCTTCGGCCAGATCCTCTCCCAGGCCCTGGACGGCGAGCAATCGGCGGTCTACAGCCAGATCGCCGACTCGCCTTTGGCGCGGGTGCACCTGATCATCAAGACCACTCCCGGCAAGCTGCCGCCCTACGACCGCAAGCAGATCGAGGGCCGGCTGGTGGCCGCCGCCCGCACCTGGTCGGACCGGCTGCAGCAGGTTCTGGTCGCGCGCTTCGCCGAGGATCGGGGGCTGGCCCTGCACCGGCGTTACGGCGAGGCCTTCCCGGTGGCCTATCGGGAAGCCTTCCCGCCGGAGGTGGTGTCTCCGGACATTGAGAATATCGAGCAGATGCTGGCCACCCAGAGCTCCGATGTCGCCCAATACGGCGCCGGAGCGAGCCTCGAGCTACACCTCTACCGGGCGCTGGAGGGACGGGATCACCAGGTGCGCCTCAAGCTCTACCACGGTGGCGAGCCGCCGGTGCTCAGCGATGTGTTGCCGAAGCTCGAGCACCTGGGTTTCAAGGTGGTTTCCGAGACTCCCTACGCGGTGCGTCCGGAGGGGGTGGAGGAGCCGGTGTGGATTGGCGACTTCGATCTCCAGACGGCGGATGGCAGCGCCATCGATCTGGCGGCGGCGAAGGAATCTTTGCGCCAGGCCTTCCTGGACATCTGGCATGGGGTGGTGGAGAACGACGGCTTCAACCGGCTGGTGTTGGGCGCCGGCCTCACCAGCCGTCAGGTGGTGGTGCTGCGGGCCTACGCGAAGTTCCTGCGCCAGGCGGGGGTGACCTTCAGCCAGCGCTACATCGGCGACACCCTGGCGGCCAACCCTCAGCTCTCCCGTTTGCTGGTGGAGCTCTTCGAGGCCAGCTTCGACCCTGCCCTGACCTCCGAGGACGGAGACCGCAGTGCCGCGGAGCAGCGTGCGGCGGAGCTCGAGGAGTCGATCCGGGAGATGCTGGACGGGGTCACCAACCTCGATCAGGACCGCATGGTGCGGCTCTTCCTCAATCTGGTGAAGTGCACCCTGCGCACCAACTTCTACCAGCGTGGCGAGGGCGGCGCCGAGCCGCCGTACCTGGCCTTCAAGCTCGATTCCCAGCGGGTCACGGATCTGCCCAAGCCGCGGCCCATGGTGGAGATCTTCGTCTACTCACCGCGCTTCGAGGCGGTGCATCTGCGCGGCGGCCAGGTGGCCCGGGGTGGCTTGCGCTGGTCCGACCGGCGGGAGGATTTCCGCACCGAGATCCTGGGGTTGATGAAAGCCCAGATGGTCAAGAACGCGGTGATCGTGCCGGTGGGGGCCAAGGGGGGCTTCGTGCTCAAGCAGCCGCCCACGGACGGCAGCCGGGAAGCCTTCCTGGAGGAGGGCAAGGCCTGCTACCGGATGATGATCCGCGGCCTCCTGGACCTCACCGACAACCTGGTGGACGGCGCCGTGGTGCCGCCGCCGATGGTGGTGCGGCGGGACGAGGACGACCCCTATCTGGTGGTGGCGGCGGACAAAGGCACCGCCACCTTCTCCGACATCGCCAACGCCATCTCCCTGGAGTACGGTTTCTGGCTCGGCGACGCCTTCGCCTCCGGCGGCTCCGCCGGCTATGACCACAAGAAGATGGGGATCACCGCCCGCGGCGCCTGGGAGTCGGTGAAGCGCCACTTCCGGGAGCTCGGCCACGATGTCCAGCGCCAGGATTTCACCGTCGTCGGCGTCGGCGACATGTCCGGCGACGTCTTCGGCAACGGCATGCTCCAGAGCCGTCATCTGCGGCTGCTGGGAGCCTTCAATCACCTGCACATCTTCGTCGACCCGGATCCGGATACGGAGCGCAGCTTCGCGGAACGGGAACGCCTCTTCCGGCTGCCGGGCTCGACCTGGGACGACTACGACCGCTCGGTGATCTCCGAGGGCGGCGGTATCTTCCCGCGCAGCGCCAAGAGCCTGGAGCTGACCCCCGAAATCCGTCGGCGCTTCGGCCTCGAGGAGGACTCCGTAACCCCCGACGAGCTGGTGCGGGCGGTGCTCAAGGCGGAGGTGGACCTGCTGTGGTTCGGCGGCATCGGGACCTACGTCAAGGCCAGCTACGAGCATCATGCGGACACCGGGGACCGCACCAACGACCCGGTGCGGGTGGACGCTCCGGAGCTGCGCTGCCGGGTCATCGCCGAAGGAGCCAACCTCGGGCTGACTCAGGAGGGGCGCATCGAATTCGCCCTCGCCGGTGGGCGCAACAACACCGACGCCATCGACAACTCCGCCGGGGTGGATTGTTCCGATCACGAGGTGAATATCAAGATCCTCCTGGACGGGGTGGTGAGCGGCGGTGATCTCACCGTCAAACAGCGGGATTTGCTGCTGCAGGAGATGACCGACGACGTGGCGGCGCTGGTGTTGCGGGACAACTACCTCCAGACCCTGGCCATCTCGGTGGAGGAGGCCCAGGGACCGGGGCTGGCGGATCTGCACCTGCGCATGATGCGGGATCTGGAGCGCGCCGGGCGCTTGGACCGGGCCCTGGAGCATCTTCCCGACGACGAGACCCTGGCGGAGCGCCACGCTCTGGAGCAGGGCCTCACCCGGCCGGAGATCGCCGTCCTCCTGGCCTACTCCAAGCTCTTCCTCTACCAGGAGTTGTTGGAGTCGGATCTGCCGGACGACGCCCTGCTGGTGGAAGATCTGGTGCGCTACTTCCCGCGGGCCCTCCAGGAGCGCTACCGGGACCGCATCGCCAACCACCGGCTGCGCCGGGAGATCATCGCCACTTACACCACCAACAGCATGATCAACCGCGTCGGTCCCACCTTCATCACCCGGCTGGGAGAGGCCACCGGCAGCTCGGCGGTGGATATCGCCCGGGCCTATACGGTGACCCGCGACACGTATCACCTGCGGGATCTGTGGGCGCAGATCGAAGCCCTGGACGACAAGCTGGTTGCGGAGCTGCAGATGGACATGGTGTTGGCGGTGGGCCGGCTACTCGAACGCACCACTTTGTGGTTCCTGCGTCACAGCGGCGGCAAGGCCATCGACATCACCGCCACCGTGCGCCGCTACGAGGCCGGGGTGGTGGCGCTGGCGGAGGATCTGGCGGCGATCCTGCCGGCGGAGCACCTCAAGCTGCTGGAGGCCGAGGCGCGCACCCTGCAGGCCAAGGGCGCACCCCAGGAGCTGGCCCGGCGCATCGCCAGCCTGCCGCTGCTCAGCTCCGCCTGCGACATCGTGCGCATCGCCGGGGAGGAGCAGGACGTGCGGGAAGTGGCGCGCATCTACTTCCGTCTCGGCGCCCGTCTGGGGATCGACTGGCTGCGCGAGACCTCCCGCAAGCTGCGCACCAAGAACCGCTGGCAGAAGGACGCTCTGGAGGGCATCGTCGAGGACTTCTACTCGCACCAGAGCCTGCTCACCAGCCAGGTTCTCGAATCCGGCCAGGGGCAGGCCCGGCCGGTGCGCAGCTGGATGCAGCGCAACCGCCAGAGCGTGGGCCGGCTGCGCCAGCTGGTGGAGGAGCTGCGGGCGGTCAACGTCGTAGATATCTCCATGCTGACGGTGGCCAACCAGCACCTACGCGATCTGACGACTCGCTAG